CACCAGAAAATCGAGAGTTTGTAATACCATGAAGAGCCATGCAAAAATTCATCTCAATACCTTATCAGAAGAAGATGCTCGGAGCTTATTTGTGAAGGAAGCAGGGAAGTCTTTTGACAAATCTTCCAATTTCTATGATGTAGCGAGTGAGGTGGCAAGAGAATGCGCCGGTCTACCGGTTGCTTTGGTAGCAGTTGCGAGGGCCCTTCGAGATGAAGGTTTGGACGGATGGAAACAAGCTGCTCGACGACTAAAAGCGTCTCAACCTCCCATCCCTGAAGATGAGGGCGATGTGTTCAAATGCATAAAGTTAAGCTATGATTACTTGAAATCTAATGATTCCAAATCATGCTTCTTGCTTTGCTGCCTGTTCCCAGAAGATTATGATATCCCAATTGACTACCTGTTCAAGTATGGAGTTGGGAAAGGGATGTTTCAAGATTCAAACTTGCTAGATGCCCGAGCCACAACATATTTAGTGGTGAAGGCCCTTAAAGATTCTAGCTTGCTTTTGGACGCTGAAGATGACAGATGCGTAAAGATGCATGATGTCATTCGGGATATGGCAATCTCAATTTCGTTATCGGAAGGCCAGCGGGTCTTGGTGAAAGCTGGCTGTGAATTGAAGAATTGGCCACAGATTGATGCACATAAAGGCTACTCTGGAATCTCACTAATGGTGAACAAAATTTGCAAGCTACCCCAAGAGTTGGTATGTCCAAATCTCCAGATTTTATTACTGCAACACAATGCTTCATTAAATGATATCCCAAACTCTTTCTTCCAAAGTCAGAAAGAATTAAGGGTCTTAGATCTTAGCCGCACTGGTATTTCATTACTACCGCAATCAATCAATTTCCTAACCAATCTTCAAGCTTTGTATTTAGATcattgcaacagcataattgaCATTTCTGTAATCGGAAAACTTAACAAGCTTGAGATTCTTAGTATGAGAGGAATTGCTCTGAGAGAATTTCCAAGAGAAATAGGACAATTGACCAATCTAAGGATGTTAGATGTCAGTGCTGAATTTAATCCACGGACACAGAGATTTGATGGACGTATTGCCACACTTCCATCTGAAGTGATATCAAAGTTGCATAGATTAGAAGAACTGTACATGCAATGTACATTTTCGGACTGGAGGAGTAACATTGATGGAGAAGGGGATGGATTCTCCGAGAGCTTGGAGAGTGATACTGATGGAGAAGGGGAAGAAACTAATATTGGCTTTGATGAATTAGTTGGTTTATCATATTTAAGCATTCTGAAAGTTTGCATATCAGATGGAAATTGCATCCCTAGAAGTATTGAGGTTGAACCGAATTGGGTTTACTTCAGTATTAGTATTGGCAGCTGCAATGATATAGCGAGACATAGTAAGAACATTCCATCCGGTCATAATTTTAGATCCTTGAGTCTTGATAGTACTGACACAACCATAGGAACCTTTCCAGACTGGTTTGTCAACGCTGTTGTAAAGAATACTGAGGGGCTACAGTATAAAGACTGCAGAGGGTTAAGTAACATTCTTGTGGAATATGACCATGGGAGGTTACATGGACTGAAAGTTCTCTCTGTAATTGGTCGCTGTGAGAACCTGAAAGAGTTGATGAACGCCATAACATGTGTTCCTGATAAGCCTGTGTTTGAGAACATGGAAGAGTTGCATCTGCAAGAGCTGAATGACCTGGAGGAGTTATGTGTTGGTGAGTTACCAGCTGGATCTCTCTGGAGTCTGAAATTACTGAAGGTCAGTCGGTGTCCTAATTTGGGAAATGTACTGTTGCCATCAAAATTGTTGCAGAAACTACCAAATCTGGAAAAACTAATCTGTGAGACAAGTGGAGTGGAATATATTTTTGGATGTGAAGGATTTGAGCCGGATCAAACAAATCTGAGAGAGATGGAGTTATGGGATCTAGATGTAATAAGAAGCATATGTAATGGTCCTGCCCCACGTGGAATGTTCCAGACTCTAAAGGAATTGGCCATATATAATTGCAACTTCCAGGGAAGCCTCTTCACATTTGATGTCGCTCAGTGTCTTTTTCAATTGGAAAAGCTTACTGTAGTCAAATGCCCTCTGTTGGAAGGAGTAATCGAAGCAAGGAGGGAAACATTGAACAACAAGAAGACCGTTCTtccaaaattgaagaacttACGTTTGCATAGTCTTCCAATGTTGTACAAGGGAAGTGCTACTATTGATTTTGAGTGTCCTTCATTGGAAGACTTGCATCTGCAGGACTGCCCCCACTTGTCATTTCCATcctctgcttctgcttctgacTACTTCCACAGCAGGAACCAAGTCCTTTTCAATGATAGGCGTCATCGCGTTGATTTAATGTATGTCGCTGGGTCATAAACttaattcatttttcttttctcttataGTCTGCTTATATAATTGGTAGGCTAGTTTGAGATCCTGCTAGTAAACAAATAGAAATTGAAAGCTGTTTTggtgagtcatatatatatatagagctttTCCATAATTaacattatttattttctttctcaatataTCTTAGAGATTATTTGTTTGCTTTCTTAATCTTTTATTGCAAACGGGGTGCCGCTTTCAAAATTTTAATTGTTAGTTGGTTTCTTCAGCTTTCAAGTAATGATGGATGCTTTTTGATTTCTTGATTCTATGTTTCCTAATTGCACCACTATTGCGTGCTTGGGCTTCTAGGTAAAATGTGGATAGGAATTAGGTAGTCCGATTTGCATCATGTTTGAAGGCTTGCTTTTGAATCAGTGAGCTCTCATTGTTTTAGTGAATGGTATTTGTAAGATTTGGTTGTTGTTTGATCCTCAGATATATGAATTGAACCTTGAAAGCTGATGTATGTGCTGTTTTGGTCTTATATTTTAATAAATATTttctgatgaaaaaaaaaatgagaactcACTGATTCAAAAGCATGTTTGATCCTCAGATATATGAATTGAACCTTGAAAGCTGATGTATGTGCTGTTTTGGTCTTATATTTTAATAAATATTttctgatgaaaaaaaaaatgagaacgAGTTCCGCACATTAGTAAACCAAGCGGACTTTGACTACCagcttatttttcatttttctttatgCCATCAACTGATTATCACAAAATTTGAAAACAGAATCCTTGTACAGATCATGAATTAAATCAATTTCATTTTATCTAGATATTAGTTTACTCTGATCCTGCATTTTAGACtactttgttttttatttgtgCTAGTAGCTCCTTTTTTGTCCATTTAGATCGTGGAGTGCAATGTAAACAATACGGTGACATTTATTAAATTGTTGACTTATTtacttctcttttattttcatttgacAAGAACTATACGGGCAGCCAATTTATTTATGTACAAAATGAATGCACCGAAGTTGAAGAACACTTGAAGTTGTCCTTCATTTGGAACATTTGCATGTGAGGAATTGCCCCCAGTTTTCCTCTGCTTCTGATTATTTCTACAGCAAGTCCAATATTATCATCAACAATTCAAGTTTATGGGTTAAGGTACGCCTCATTGTCCTAAACTTACTTCAATTTCTTTACTCTCAATTTTGTTCTAGGTATAATTCCTTTGGATTTAAGCACGGAATCGTCACTGTTGGACTTTATGGATGTTTCAGGGTGTTGCTTGTTCCTTTGTGTGAATTTGAAATCTTAATATTCTCTTGATTAAAACTAAAATCCTAGAAATAACTATTTTCATATAGAACAGTGTGCAATTAAGTTATTTTGTGCTAGAAGCATGTGGGTTATGGTTAATAATCACTGCAGTAGGGTTTCTGAATCAATGATGAGTTACAGGTGTTGGAATTTGGATGAGCATAATTGTAGAATCTTATTTTAGTTAATTTATGGAAAGCCTTGTTCTAAGCCAATTTAATTTAGAATATAATGACAATGAAACCTTAGTTAATTTATGGAAAGCCTTGTTCTAAGCCAATTTAATTTAGAATGTAATGACAATGAAACCTTTTTCTACAATTGGTCTTTGTGTATCGTGCTTGCTGCGGTTAGTGAAGGAGCCAATGAAGCTACCACTTACTCCTGCCATTTTGTTCCTTCGTAGAGGGTCTAAGGCTTTTCAATTGCAGACCCTGATTCACTGTCTATATTTTTGTAAAATACTGGTATTTTGCATTGCTAGTTATTCTATTTATGACATTCGTCACCCTGTTATGTTTTTGTAGGGGAATCAAGATATCAAATTGGCTCATATAATTGAAAGTATTGAAGGGGTGTAGATGGAGTCTCATGGCAAGTCACTCAAGATATATGCACCATACATACTTTTGATGCAAACATTTGGTTTGTTGTTACTTTAAGTAGTGAAACTGATAAGTCATTCCAAATTACAAGTTATTGACTGCAGTTTCCGAGTCTACCCACCCCAGTAACAGAGGCATTTAATCTAGCTGACGATATTCTACGACAAGGTGTTTGTGGTATCTCTGATATAATCACGTATGTGATCTTTAAAGATGTTGTAATTATGACCTCTATCTTGATGTTAAGTACAGtataattagacaaaaaaaggaaagcaaagaaaaaatttaaaaggaaaatgaGAATGAATGCCGATGTGTCCTATCAGGAAATAACCTTCTACTTCTTTGTTCATATACTACATCCAGTAAGAGTGCTTGACAGTCTCTAAGATAGGCATCTCAATGCTTTCTCTAATCTGTACATCGTAAGGACTCCTGTAGTTCTGTATGATTACTTATTACTCTTTTCATGGCTTAAATATTATTATTCTTAAAAGGATTTATAgtatttgctgtgtattcttcTCATTGTGAGGAAAGCATTATATACACAAAGGATTACTAAATTACAGCTATCTAGATCCTCTGTCTAAGCTATCTAGATCCTCTGTCTAAGCAATTACAATGAGTTAGCTAATTAGATCTTTAATCTAGGCAATTACATAATGAAGAGGAAGCTaagatcaagcaattacaaaataCAATGAATCTGGACAGAGATGGTTAATTAGGTGATTTAGCACTCCCCTGCAAATCTGACGATCCAGGAGAGACAAGATTTGACCGTAGAAGATCAAACCGCTGGCGGGAAAGACCTTTCGTGAAGATATCAGCAATCTGATCTGGAGATGGAGTGAATTGAACGCGATGAGCACCAGAAAGAAGGTATTGGCGGATGTAGTGATAATCGAGTTCAATATGCTTGGTACAGGCATGAAAGACTGGATTAGAGGCCATGTAAGTGGTACTGAGGTTGTCACACAAAAGGAGGATGGGTCGAGGAGGTGAAAACTGAAGTTCAGTGAGGAGATATGAAATCCAGATAGTATCAGCACAAGCATGAGCAAGAGAACGATACTCAGCTTCAGCAGAGGAGCGAGAAATAGCCTGTTGCTTCTTAGCACACCAAGATATAAGATTAGGTCCTAAAAACACACATATACCTGTGGTGGAACGTCGAGTGTCAGGACATCCAGCCCAATCCGCATCCGAATAAGCACGAAGAGTGAGAGGACTCGAGGAGCGACGAAAAGACAAACCAAAATCTGGAGTCCCTTTCAGATAGCGAAGTATACGTTTAGCGGCAATGAGATGAGAGGTGCGAGGAGCACTCATAAATTGAGCAATTGAGCAACATGGTGAACAGCATAGGCAATATCAGGGCGAGTGAATGTTAAGTATTGAAGAGCGCCCACAATTTGCCGATACTCAGTGCCATCAGGCAGCAAATCACCTTGCAGGTGAGACAGCTGAGAAGTAGCACAAACCGGTGTAGTACAAGGTTGGCACGCAGTCATGGAGTGGCGATGAAGGAGATCCATGGTGTACTTGGTCTGAGAGAGTCGAAGACCGGTAGAAGTAGGTTTAGCTTCTAAACCCAAAAAGTAGGAAAGACCACCAAGATCACTGAGCTCAAACTCTTTGTTAAGAGTGGTGACAAACGAAGAGAGAAGTTCAGGTTGATTCCCAGTCAGAATAATGTCGTCCACATACAGTAAAAGCAACATGATGGCAGACTCGGTTCGAAAAATGAACAGAGATGGATCAGCCTGACTTTGAAGAAAACCaaattgaagtaggaatccaCTGAGCCTCTAAAACCATGCACGAGGAGcttgcttcaaaccatataTTGCTTTGTTGAGGCGACAAACATGATGAGGGCGAGCTGGATCAGCGAAGCCTGGAGGTTGATGCATAAGCACTGTTTTAGCAAGAACACCgtgaagaaaagcattcttcACATCCAACTGACGGAGGGACCATCCAAAGGAGACAGCGAGGGATAGAACTGTCCGGATGGTGGTATGTCGGACTACAGGACTATAGGTCTCATCGAAGTCAACACCAGGTTGTTGATGAAAACCCTTAGCAACAAGACGGGCTTTGTACCGCTCAATAGAACCATCAGACTTGCGCTTGAGTTTGAACACCCACTTACAACCAACAACATGCTGTTGCGGATCAGGAGGGACAAGAACCCATGTGTGGTTTTTAAGAAGGGCATTAAACTCTGCAGACATGGCCTGGCGCCATTCAGGATGACAAGCAGCGTCAGTATAACAAGTTGGTTAAGCAGGAGAAGAGCTGGTGAGAGCTAGAAGAGCCTTGGGTAAGGGATATCAAACAGTACCATCAGTGCGGACGAAAGGTGTGAGAGTGCCATCCCGCTTGCGAGTAACCATGGGATGGATGGCTACGGTAGGAGAACCTGGAACTGAGGAGGAATCATCTAAAGAAAGCTCTGGAAGAGAGGGTAGGACAGAGTGTGTGCCGGATGGAGAATGTGAAGTAGGATGTCGACGTTGATAGGTGCGTAATGGTGCTGGAGGAGGCTGTGAAGCCGGAGGAGGTGGTGGAGCAAAAGGGGGCTGGGAAGCCGGAGGAAGTTAGGGAGCCGAAGGGGGCTGTGGAGCTAGAGAGGGCTGTGGAGCCTGAGGGGACTGGGGAGCCGAATGAGGCTGGGGAGCCGGAAGAGGCGGAGTAACCGGAATGCAAGTCCACTCAAAGGAGGTGGAAACAGGAGAAGATTTGAGTTGAGCAAATGGAAAAGATTGCTCATCAAATCGAACATGTCTGGAGATGTAAACACGACCAGTGGTGCGATCCAAACACTTGTATCCTTTGTGTTGTAGACTATAGCCTAAGAAAACACACTCAACAGTCCTAGGCAAAAGCTTGTTAGTCAGATAGGCCCCCAAATGGGGATAACATGCACAACCAAAAACTCGCAACTCAGAATAGGAAGGGTTAATGCCATAGAGACGAATGTATGGAGAGGACCACTGAATAAGTGGAGAGGGAAGGCGATTAATAAGATATACCGCCGCTGACACAGCATCGACCCAAAAATTGAGAGGAACATGGCTGGTGACAAGAAGGGTTCGAGCGACGTCAACAATGTGTCTATGCTTACGTTCAGCAAggccattttgttgaggagtgtGGGGACAAGAAAAACGATGATGAATACCAAGGGAGGAACAAAAAGTTTTAAAAGTAGCATTATCATACTCTTTGCCACCATCACTTTGGAATTGTTGTATAGTGGAGGAAAACTGGTTGTTAATATAAGACAAAAAATTCTTGAAGTGGTCAAGAACTTCAGACTTGTGTTTCATAAAGTATAACCATGTAAACCTTGTGTAATCATCTGTAAATAGAACATAATACTTATAATTTTTAGCAGAAGAGATTGGTGATTTCCATACATCAGAATGCACGAGCTGAAAAGGAGATTCGGTATTTATTgtatgagaagaagaaaaggggagtTGTGTGGATTTTCCCAAAGCACAACCCTTACAAAAATTTTTGTCCAATTTAAAGTTGGAAGATAACAATTTATTTTTGCCTAAGTAAGACATAATCTTACTAGACGGGTGACCAAGGCAACTATGCCATAAAGTAGATGACTGCAGAGAAGCTGACAAGGCTTGTAGACTGGACGGAAGTGAAGGTAGTTTGTAAAGACCATTCTTACATAGGCCCTGAAACAGAAGACAACCCGTAGAACGATCAAAAATATAGAAATGATGAGAGTCAAAGGCACAAAGCACATGATTATCAGTACAGAATTGGGCAATAGAAAGAAGGTTTTTACGCATGGAGGGAATGACATAAACATTATTCAACCTATATGAGTTGGAGCCAAGAGAAAGTGACATGTTACCCGTATAGGTGATAGGCAGCTGATCACCCGTTCCAAGCATAACAGAGTCGGAGCCGGTATAAGGATAGCGCTGTTGTAGATGGGTCGGGTTGCCAGTCATATGAGTGGAAGCACCAGTGTCAGGATACCAAGTTGTGTCATAAGGAGGTTGCCCAGCAATTTGTAAACCCGCAAAGGCAGTATGGAGAGAGTTCGGAACTGGTGGGCGAGCAAAGCGGTTGATCATGGGGCATGTGGGAGCAAAGTGACCTGGTCTATGACAAAGTTGACACAGACTTGAGCTAGGAACGCTGCCTAAGATACCAAGAGAAGATATCCTTGCAGGAGTATTGAAAGCATTGGTGTTGTTCGGGCGATTTCTATTGTTAAGCCGATTATGAGGGCGATACCCGGAAGACTTGTTCTGGTGAGAATGTGTATGGGGGGATGCTAATTAACATAGCGAGAGGTGGTGGTGATGAGCAGTGCTTGGCCTCATGGTTGAGAAGGCGAGACCGTAGAGTAGAGAAGTGAGGTAGGGTGTCATGCGATTCAAGAGCGATGACCAGCATATCATATTCATCTCCAAGACCCCTCAAGACTGCTTGAACCAGATCAGTGTTGGAGACGGGTTCACCAATGGAGGCAAGTTGATCTGAAATAGACTTAGCTTCTTGTAGGTACTCAGAAACGGTGCGGGTTCCACGAGAAAGCTCATTAATCTTACGTCGCAAATGAGATGAGTTGGCAGTAGACTTCTGTGTAAAATAGTCCTGAATGAGATCTCAAATGGCTTTTGAGGTTTTGCAGCCAACAACAGAAGCGAGCATGGGCTCAGACAAAGTTGCTGACAAGGTATTGACAAGATTCTTATCAGCGCAGAACCATGCCTCATGATCAGAAGAAGAGGGAGCTGGGCAAGGGAATGACCCATCTACAAATTTGAAGAGTTTGTTACCATGAAGATAGGATTCAATTTGGTGAGACCAAAGCAGAAAATTATCATCAT
Above is a genomic segment from Rosa chinensis cultivar Old Blush chromosome 3, RchiOBHm-V2, whole genome shotgun sequence containing:
- the LOC112191383 gene encoding probable disease resistance protein At4g27220 isoform X2, encoding MSEDNQEPVDVDASASLPSSSAPRWKHDVFLSFRGADARKGIAFELYDRLQNRRGIKTFMDDHDLQVGDVISPTLLTAIKESRFAIIVLSQNYASSTWCLEELRNICECMEEDNNRILPLFYYVDPTDVRYQKRSFGDAFTRHEKSQRHRSEKVQQWRDALKKVANFSGWHTLNYKTERELLDAIEESVSNKLRPTELEFKMSIGGFEEFAATKQAIDEVMNALKDDEATTIGVYRMGGVGKTTMVKYVGAQAQKSRLFNQVIMAVVSQNPDLMKIQETFAELLGFKLEEKTEIGRSIKLKDKIMRGTGILIILDDIWKRIDFSDIGIPSHNELQKCNSKVLLTTRKSRVCNTMKSHAKIHLNTLSEEDARSLFVKEAGKSFDKSSNFYDVASEVARECAGLPVALVAVARALRDEGLDGWKQAARRLKASQPPIPEDEGDVFKCIKLSYDYLKSNDSKSCFLLCCLFPEDYDIPIDYLFKYGVGKGMFQDSNLLDARATTYLVVKALKDSSLLLDAEDDRCVKMHDVIRDMAISISLSEGQRVLVKAGCELKNWPQIDAHKGYSGISLMVNKICKLPQELVCPNLQILLLQHNASLNDIPNSFFQSQKELRVLDLSRTGISLLPQSINFLTNLQALYLDHCNSIIDISVIGKLNKLEILSMRGIALREFPREIGQLTNLRMLDVSAEFNPRTQRFDGRIATLPSEVISKLHRLEELYMQCTFSDWRSNIDGEGDGFSESLESDTDGEGEETNIGFDELVGLSYLSILKVCISDGNCIPRSIEVEPNWVYFSISIGSCNDIARHSKNIPSGHNFRSLSLDSTDTTIGTFPDWFVNAVVKNTEGLQYKDCRGLSNILVEYDHGRLHGLKVLSVIGRCENLKELMNAITCVPDKPVFENMEELHLQELNDLEELCVGELPAGSLWSLKLLKVSRCPNLGNVLLPSKLLQKLPNLEKLICETSGVEYIFGCEGFEPDQTNLREMELWDLDVIRSICNGPAPRGMFQTLKELAIYNCNFQGSLFTFDVAQCLFQLEKLTVVKCPLLEGVIEARRETLNNKKTVLPKLKNLRLHSLPMLYKGSATIDFECPSLEDLHLQDCPHLSFPSSASASDYFHSRNQVLFNDRRHRVDLITIRAANLFMYKMNAPKLKNT
- the LOC112191383 gene encoding probable disease resistance protein At4g27220 isoform X1, with amino-acid sequence MVVKPEPMSEDNQEPVDVDASASLPSSSAPRWKHDVFLSFRGADARKGIAFELYDRLQNRRGIKTFMDDHDLQVGDVISPTLLTAIKESRFAIIVLSQNYASSTWCLEELRNICECMEEDNNRILPLFYYVDPTDVRYQKRSFGDAFTRHEKSQRHRSEKVQQWRDALKKVANFSGWHTLNYKTERELLDAIEESVSNKLRPTELEFKMSIGGFEEFAATKQAIDEVMNALKDDEATTIGVYRMGGVGKTTMVKYVGAQAQKSRLFNQVIMAVVSQNPDLMKIQETFAELLGFKLEEKTEIGRSIKLKDKIMRGTGILIILDDIWKRIDFSDIGIPSHNELQKCNSKVLLTTRKSRVCNTMKSHAKIHLNTLSEEDARSLFVKEAGKSFDKSSNFYDVASEVARECAGLPVALVAVARALRDEGLDGWKQAARRLKASQPPIPEDEGDVFKCIKLSYDYLKSNDSKSCFLLCCLFPEDYDIPIDYLFKYGVGKGMFQDSNLLDARATTYLVVKALKDSSLLLDAEDDRCVKMHDVIRDMAISISLSEGQRVLVKAGCELKNWPQIDAHKGYSGISLMVNKICKLPQELVCPNLQILLLQHNASLNDIPNSFFQSQKELRVLDLSRTGISLLPQSINFLTNLQALYLDHCNSIIDISVIGKLNKLEILSMRGIALREFPREIGQLTNLRMLDVSAEFNPRTQRFDGRIATLPSEVISKLHRLEELYMQCTFSDWRSNIDGEGDGFSESLESDTDGEGEETNIGFDELVGLSYLSILKVCISDGNCIPRSIEVEPNWVYFSISIGSCNDIARHSKNIPSGHNFRSLSLDSTDTTIGTFPDWFVNAVVKNTEGLQYKDCRGLSNILVEYDHGRLHGLKVLSVIGRCENLKELMNAITCVPDKPVFENMEELHLQELNDLEELCVGELPAGSLWSLKLLKVSRCPNLGNVLLPSKLLQKLPNLEKLICETSGVEYIFGCEGFEPDQTNLREMELWDLDVIRSICNGPAPRGMFQTLKELAIYNCNFQGSLFTFDVAQCLFQLEKLTVVKCPLLEGVIEARRETLNNKKTVLPKLKNLRLHSLPMLYKGSATIDFECPSLEDLHLQDCPHLSFPSSASASDYFHSRNQVLFNDRRHRVDLITIRAANLFMYKMNAPKLKNT